The Mus caroli chromosome 1, CAROLI_EIJ_v1.1, whole genome shotgun sequence genome has a window encoding:
- the LOC110299937 gene encoding LOW QUALITY PROTEIN: ribosomal L1 domain-containing protein 1-like (The sequence of the model RefSeq protein was modified relative to this genomic sequence to represent the inferred CDS: inserted 1 base in 1 codon; deleted 2 bases in 1 codon), whose product MKGSASESPSASVTEATTTDVQVSPTTLLQLDREQIRKAVEGISNRSKSXKNNNELLLNGSENLFLMVILWKIPEKELRVKVPLPHSILSESSDVCLFTKDEFDSPEQTEGFYKKLLKKHRINTISQIIPFKTLKTEYKAYEAKLCLLGSFDVFITDARIRRHLPTHIGRHFYQRKKVPVSVNLLAKNLSTEINRWISGTVLNISKRGSCSTIRIGHTGMETEHIVDNILAVSEMLSEKLPEKWESVKLLFLKSEKSVSLPIFSSFVTSQDENAVSFRSLRKQELKKRKHENAKLKKKSKMLKKKSKKAASLSTQSGLASSAPAKGPGAQKKKTNKAHTKQXVTXECEXTIPQLVPIGETPDKENVKMQENITGKTPKLKSDPSTPKGKKRKALLATEIPEASAPGTSGKKQKKDVREFRKPEASSFSTPRKSGKKASNTPRDKNQGGPLKLELVRWHEGHQS is encoded by the exons ATGAAGGGCTCTGCGTCCGAATCTCCCAGTGCCTCGGTCACTGAGGCGACCACCACCGACGTGCAAGTGTCCCCGACCACTCTTTTACAGCTGGACAGAGAGCAGATTAGAAAGGCAGTGGAAGGAATATCTAATCGCTCAAAGT aaaaaaacaataatgaatTGCTGTTGAATGGGAgcgaaaatttatttttaatggtgaTATTATGGAAAATTCCAGAGAAAGAACTTCGGGTCAAAGTACCTTTGCCTCATAGCATTCTCTCCGAATCCTCAGATGTATGTCTCTTCACAAAAGATGAATTTGATTCACCTGAACAGACAGAAGGTTTCTAtaaaaagcttttgaaaaaaCACAGAATTAACACTATCTCTCAGATTAtcccttttaaaactttaaaaacagaatataaagCCTATGAAGCcaagctctgcctcctgggtagcTTTGATGTCTTTATTACTGATGCGAGAATTCGACGGCATTTGCCCACACACATAGGGAGGCATTTTTATCAGAGGAAGAAAGTTCCAGTGTCTGTGAACCTTCTGGCAAAGAATCTGTCCACAGAGATTAACCGATGGATCTCAGGGACCGTCTTAAACATCTCTAAGCGTGGTTCTTGCAGTACGATCCGTATTGGTCACACTGGAATGGAGACTGAGCACATCGTTGACAACATCCTAGCTGTCTCAGAAATGCTTTCAGAAAAATTGCCAGAGAAATGGGAGAGTGTGAAACTGTTGTTCCTGAAAAGTGAGAAGTCGGTTTCCCTGCccatcttttcttcatttgtcaCATCTCAGGATGAAAACGCTGTTTCCTTCCGTAGTTTGAGGAAACaagaactaaagaaaagaaagcatgaaaaTGCAAAGTTGAAGAAGAAGAGCAAAATGTTAAAGAAGAAGTCCAAGAAGGCTGCATCTCTTTCAACTCAGAGTGGGTTAGCTAGTAGTGCTCCAGCGAAGGGCCCAGGAGCCCAGAAGAAAAAGACCAACAAGGCACACACAAAGCAGANAGTTACANAGGAATGTGAAGNAACAATTCCACAACTGGTACCAATAGGAGAGActccagataaagaaaatgtaaagatgcAAGAAAATATCACAGGGAAAACTCCAAAATTGAAATCTGATCCAAGTACACCTAAGGGTAAGAAAAGGAAGGCCTTGCTGGCTACAGAGATTCCAGAAGCCTCCGCCCCTGGGACCTCAGGGAAGAAGCAAAAAAAGGATGTTCGGGAATTcagaaagccagaggccagctccTTCTCTACTCCCAGGAAATCTGGAAAGAAGGCTTCCAACACACCCAGAGAC AAAAACCAAGGCGGCCCACTCAAACTAGAGTTAGTGCGTTGGCATGAAGGACATCAGAGTTAA